The Candidatus Phaeomarinobacter ectocarpi genome includes a region encoding these proteins:
- a CDS encoding SGNH/GDSL hydrolase family protein produces the protein METIAEAFERARARVLTLWHAIGWQLPGLAIASVALVVLAVLLTLSAIFAEPLGLGLTEAFYLFLAFGWSRTTTVLLMAGLVVVACVLFVIAYVGKPDKESSRWVAFRTILGNSGLVLASVLVGLVILEAAVRVMDGVDFWPLRNITAERHALLRTQTANVYHPDVGWVLAPNMPGKPDEPEGVSLTTGAHGVRMNDFEIKPLPKGGILASGDSFTAGSEVGNKYTWPAQLEQLLGTPVVNGGVGGWATDQIVRRVYDLLPVVEPKTVVVSFFQDDILRSGYRTYAGSNKPWFTVENGELVRHYDPVPLFTGKAEEVGGLSVLGYSYLVTFVSERIDLGTHWARSQTSYVAADNDPVAVSCKLLEKLQDDLDAANVRLLFVMQFGGRAAIDIVERQPHAVEVIECAEAAGIETLDMWQPQKDIGLRDMDAYRGLFVMHDENRIFGHMSNAGNKLVAEHIAERLKVTPALNAQQP, from the coding sequence GTGGAGACGATTGCTGAAGCGTTTGAACGTGCGCGCGCGCGGGTTTTGACCCTCTGGCACGCCATTGGGTGGCAACTTCCCGGACTTGCCATTGCCTCGGTGGCGCTTGTCGTCCTTGCTGTCCTCCTCACACTTTCGGCAATATTTGCGGAGCCGCTGGGTCTTGGGCTGACGGAAGCTTTTTATCTGTTCCTCGCCTTTGGCTGGTCACGCACCACCACTGTCTTGTTGATGGCCGGATTGGTCGTGGTCGCGTGTGTGTTGTTCGTCATCGCGTATGTCGGTAAGCCCGACAAAGAGTCCAGCAGGTGGGTGGCCTTCAGGACGATCCTTGGCAATTCCGGGCTGGTTCTGGCATCGGTTCTTGTCGGGCTGGTGATCCTGGAAGCCGCAGTCCGGGTGATGGACGGCGTTGATTTCTGGCCGTTGCGGAATATCACTGCCGAGCGGCATGCCTTGCTGCGGACCCAAACGGCCAATGTCTACCATCCTGATGTGGGGTGGGTGCTTGCTCCCAATATGCCGGGCAAACCCGACGAGCCCGAAGGCGTGTCGCTTACGACCGGTGCGCATGGCGTGCGCATGAACGACTTTGAGATCAAGCCCTTGCCGAAAGGCGGCATTCTGGCGTCCGGCGATTCGTTCACGGCAGGCTCGGAAGTGGGCAACAAGTACACTTGGCCGGCACAGCTTGAGCAGTTGCTGGGGACACCCGTGGTGAATGGTGGTGTTGGTGGCTGGGCCACCGACCAGATCGTCCGCCGCGTCTATGATCTGCTGCCAGTTGTTGAGCCTAAGACCGTTGTGGTGTCGTTTTTTCAGGATGACATCCTGCGGAGTGGCTACCGGACGTATGCGGGGTCAAACAAGCCGTGGTTCACAGTCGAGAATGGTGAACTGGTGCGGCACTATGATCCTGTGCCGCTGTTCACGGGCAAGGCTGAGGAAGTCGGCGGGCTCAGCGTGCTCGGGTATTCCTATCTGGTGACCTTCGTTTCGGAACGTATTGATCTTGGCACTCATTGGGCCCGGTCCCAGACCAGCTATGTGGCCGCGGACAATGACCCGGTCGCGGTCAGCTGCAAGCTTCTGGAAAAGCTTCAGGATGACCTGGATGCTGCGAATGTGCGCCTGCTGTTCGTGATGCAGTTCGGCGGGCGCGCCGCGATTGATATCGTCGAACGCCAGCCCCATGCGGTTGAGGTGATTGAATGCGCCGAGGCGGCCGGCATCGAGACCCTGGATATGTGGCAGCCGCAAAAGGATATCGGCCTGCGCGACATGGATGCCTATCGTGGCCTGTTCGTGATGCATGACGAGAACCGGATTTTTGGGCACATGTCCAATGCCGGCAACAAGCTGGTGGCTGAACATATTGCCGAGCGGCTTAAAGTGACCCCCGCCTTGAATGCCCAGCAGCCATAA
- a CDS encoding SIS domain-containing protein has product MSHAENFFKLAADIALGLPAADVDRMAQELADLRERGGRLFILGVGGSAGNCSHAVNDFRKLCNVEAYAPVDNVSELTARANDEGWDTIFDAWMKVSRANEKDAILVFSVGGGNKEKNISPNIVKAVDLAKELGMKIFGVVGKDTGHTAKHGDIVVVVPNPDPDLVTPHSEAFQAVVWHCLVSHPALQVKSTKW; this is encoded by the coding sequence ATGAGCCACGCAGAGAACTTTTTTAAGCTGGCCGCAGACATCGCTCTGGGCCTTCCGGCAGCAGACGTTGATCGCATGGCGCAAGAGCTTGCAGACCTGCGTGAACGCGGCGGCCGCCTCTTTATTCTCGGTGTCGGCGGCAGCGCAGGCAATTGCAGCCATGCCGTCAATGACTTCCGCAAGCTCTGCAATGTCGAGGCCTATGCGCCGGTCGACAATGTGTCCGAGCTTACAGCCCGCGCCAATGATGAAGGCTGGGATACGATCTTTGATGCCTGGATGAAAGTCAGTCGCGCCAATGAGAAAGACGCGATTCTGGTTTTCTCAGTCGGCGGCGGCAACAAAGAGAAGAACATCAGCCCGAACATCGTCAAAGCTGTAGATCTCGCCAAGGAATTGGGCATGAAGATCTTTGGCGTGGTTGGCAAGGACACAGGCCACACCGCCAAGCACGGCGATATCGTAGTTGTGGTTCCCAACCCTGACCCTGATCTGGTCACCCCGCACTCAGAAGCTTTCCAGGCCGTGGTCTGGCATTGCCTCGTGTCGCACCCGGCTTTGCAGGTCAAATCAACCAAGTGGTAG
- a CDS encoding D-glycero-alpha-D-manno-heptose-1,7-bisphosphate 7-phosphatase, with amino-acid sequence MVAGPAGSELRRAVFLDRDGIINESVVRNGKPYPPATLEDVVILPGVKDALERLKAAGYLTIIATNQPDVTTGKQLQSVVDAIHDMMRETLALDDIRACFCVEGPDCPCYKPKPGLLTEAAKDWKVELKQSFMVGDRWRDVGAGQAAGCTTFFVDYGYHEDLTFTPDFTVSGLSEAADIIISGRAD; translated from the coding sequence GTGGTAGCAGGACCAGCCGGTTCTGAGCTCAGGCGGGCCGTTTTCCTCGATCGGGACGGCATTATCAACGAGTCCGTTGTCCGCAATGGCAAACCCTATCCGCCCGCCACGCTTGAGGATGTCGTCATCCTGCCTGGCGTGAAGGACGCGTTGGAGCGCCTCAAGGCAGCCGGCTACCTCACCATCATTGCAACCAACCAGCCAGATGTGACCACAGGGAAACAGTTGCAGTCGGTTGTGGACGCCATTCATGACATGATGCGCGAAACGCTGGCGCTGGACGATATCCGCGCCTGCTTTTGCGTTGAAGGGCCTGATTGCCCATGCTACAAGCCAAAACCTGGCCTCCTGACCGAAGCGGCAAAAGACTGGAAAGTCGAATTAAAACAAAGCTTTATGGTCGGAGACAGGTGGCGTGATGTTGGCGCTGGACAGGCGGCAGGCTGCACCACCTTCTTTGTGGACTATGGCTATCATGAAGACCTCACTTTCACTCCTGACTTTACGGTTTCGGGGCTGAGCGAGGCGGCAGACATTATTATTTCCGGGCGCGCCGACTGA
- a CDS encoding transaldolase has product MRKVEDLKVKIFADGADIDAMLKLAENPLVKGFTTNPTLMRKAGVEDYAGFAHKVIAAIPNHPLSFEVFADDIVEMEAQALEIASWGKNVNVKIPVTNTKGESTVPAIRAISAKGVQANVTAVFTLDQVREITDALDADTPAIISVFAGRIADTGIDPVPVMAEAAKIMKSKPKAELLWASPRELLNIYHAEDSGSHIITVAHDILGKLGLIGKDLDEYSLETVDMFYKDATAVGYTINTSSKAAE; this is encoded by the coding sequence ATGCGCAAAGTTGAAGACCTGAAGGTCAAGATTTTCGCCGACGGCGCCGATATCGATGCGATGCTCAAGCTCGCAGAAAATCCGCTGGTTAAAGGCTTCACCACCAACCCGACGCTGATGCGCAAGGCTGGCGTTGAGGATTATGCGGGTTTTGCCCACAAGGTGATTGCGGCCATCCCGAACCACCCTCTTTCGTTTGAGGTCTTCGCTGACGATATTGTCGAGATGGAAGCACAGGCGCTGGAAATTGCCTCATGGGGCAAGAACGTCAACGTCAAGATCCCTGTGACCAACACCAAGGGCGAGTCGACGGTTCCTGCCATCCGCGCGATTTCAGCCAAAGGCGTGCAGGCGAATGTGACTGCTGTCTTTACCCTGGACCAGGTGCGCGAGATCACAGACGCACTGGACGCCGACACCCCCGCCATCATTTCAGTCTTCGCCGGCCGCATTGCTGACACGGGCATCGACCCTGTGCCCGTCATGGCCGAAGCTGCCAAGATCATGAAGTCAAAGCCCAAAGCTGAACTTCTGTGGGCAAGCCCGCGCGAACTCCTGAACATCTATCACGCTGAAGACTCAGGCAGCCATATCATCACCGTGGCGCACGATATTCTCGGCAAGCTTGGCCTCATCGGCAAAGACCTGGACGAGTACTCGCTGGAAACAGTGGACATGTTCTACAAGGACGCCACTGCGGTTGGGTACACGATCAATACAAGTTCCAAGGCTGCGGAGTAA
- a CDS encoding NAD-dependent epimerase/dehydratase family protein, whose product MFKNVLVTGGAGYVGSLLVPQLLDEGYNVTVYDIMFFGDDFLPKDNPNLKIVKGDIRETDKLAEAFKGIDAVISLACISNDASFELDPNLSTSINMDAFEPMVVAAKKAGVKRFVYASSSSVYGISDSPNVTEDHPLVPLTQYNEYKGKCEPLLFKHQDDDFVCVTIRPATLCGYAPRQRLDLSVNILTNHAVNNGKITVFGGTQKRPNLHVADMCDLYSHLLKEEDAKIAGEVFNAGFQNMSIMEIAELAQKVVQELFPEKGEIEIVTTPTDDNRSYHVNSDKIRKQLGFEPKRNVEIAIRDLCQAFKDNKLPDSMTDDFYFNVKRLKAMEAA is encoded by the coding sequence GTGTTCAAGAATGTGCTTGTGACCGGCGGTGCCGGCTATGTGGGAAGCCTGCTGGTACCGCAGCTTCTGGACGAGGGCTACAACGTGACTGTCTACGACATCATGTTTTTCGGCGACGATTTCCTGCCCAAGGACAACCCCAATCTGAAGATCGTCAAAGGCGACATTCGCGAGACGGACAAGCTGGCAGAAGCCTTCAAGGGCATTGATGCGGTCATCAGCCTCGCCTGCATCTCCAACGACGCAAGCTTCGAGCTTGACCCCAACCTCTCCACCTCCATCAACATGGATGCCTTCGAGCCAATGGTCGTCGCGGCCAAGAAGGCCGGCGTCAAGCGCTTCGTCTACGCCTCATCTTCTTCCGTATACGGCATTTCAGATTCACCCAACGTGACCGAAGACCACCCGCTCGTCCCGCTGACCCAGTACAACGAGTACAAGGGCAAGTGCGAGCCGCTGCTGTTCAAGCATCAGGACGACGACTTCGTATGCGTGACCATCCGCCCGGCCACGCTGTGCGGCTACGCACCACGCCAGCGCCTGGACCTGTCTGTGAACATCCTGACCAACCACGCGGTGAACAACGGCAAGATCACGGTGTTCGGCGGCACTCAGAAGCGCCCGAACCTGCATGTGGCAGACATGTGCGACCTCTACTCGCACCTGCTGAAGGAAGAAGACGCCAAGATCGCCGGCGAAGTCTTCAATGCAGGCTTCCAGAACATGTCCATCATGGAAATTGCTGAGCTGGCCCAGAAGGTCGTTCAGGAACTCTTCCCTGAAAAGGGCGAGATCGAAATCGTCACAACACCAACGGACGACAATCGCTCCTACCATGTGAACTCTGACAAGATCCGCAAGCAGCTGGGCTTTGAGCCAAAGCGCAATGTGGAAATCGCGATCCGCGATCTTTGCCAGGCGTTCAAGGACAACAAGCTGCCAGACAGCATGACCGATGACTTCTACTTCAATGTGAAGCGTCTGAAAGCCATGGAAGCCGCATGA
- a CDS encoding GDP-mannose 4,6-dehydratase — protein sequence MSKKPVAVVTGGAGFIGSHMVDLLVDEGFEVRVIDSLIGGREANIEHHAKNDVTAEWRDIRSLQPGDKLFSNVDYVFHFAGIGDIVPSIEQPLEYMSANVQGTVHVLEAARAAGTLKKLVYASSSSCYGMAQTPTREDHPIEPKYPYALSKYQGEQAVFHWHEVYGLPVNAVRIFNAYGTRSRTSGAYGAVFGVFLRQKLANTPYTVVGDGTQSRDFVYASDVANAFYLAGISDTVGQAYNMGAGNPQSVNKLVELLGGEVTYIPKRPGEPDCTFADITKITKELGWKPKVSFEEGVQRIVQNIGYWAEAPLWDPDSIAKATKTWFEMLSPEEESKKS from the coding sequence ATGAGTAAGAAGCCTGTCGCTGTTGTAACCGGTGGAGCGGGCTTCATCGGAAGCCACATGGTCGATCTGCTCGTTGACGAGGGCTTCGAAGTCCGCGTCATCGACAGCCTGATCGGCGGTCGCGAAGCCAATATCGAACATCACGCCAAAAATGACGTGACCGCTGAATGGCGCGACATCCGTTCGCTTCAGCCCGGCGACAAGCTTTTCTCGAACGTGGACTACGTCTTCCACTTTGCCGGCATTGGCGACATCGTACCGTCAATCGAGCAGCCACTTGAATACATGTCCGCAAACGTTCAAGGCACGGTTCACGTGCTTGAAGCTGCGCGTGCAGCGGGCACACTGAAGAAGCTGGTCTATGCCTCTTCATCCTCCTGCTACGGCATGGCGCAGACGCCGACCCGCGAAGACCATCCCATCGAGCCGAAATACCCCTACGCCCTGTCGAAGTATCAAGGTGAACAGGCGGTGTTCCACTGGCACGAGGTCTACGGCCTGCCCGTCAACGCGGTGCGTATATTCAATGCCTACGGCACCCGCTCGCGCACGTCCGGTGCCTATGGCGCTGTGTTCGGCGTGTTCCTGCGTCAGAAGCTGGCCAACACCCCCTATACGGTCGTTGGAGACGGCACCCAGAGCCGCGACTTTGTCTATGCGAGCGACGTTGCCAATGCGTTTTACCTCGCCGGTATCTCAGACACTGTGGGCCAAGCCTACAATATGGGCGCTGGCAACCCGCAGTCCGTGAACAAGCTCGTTGAGCTGCTGGGCGGCGAAGTCACATACATTCCAAAACGTCCCGGCGAACCGGATTGCACCTTCGCGGACATCACCAAGATCACGAAGGAACTAGGGTGGAAGCCCAAGGTGTCCTTTGAAGAAGGCGTTCAGCGCATCGTCCAGAACATCGGCTATTGGGCGGAAGCTCCCCTGTGGGACCCGGACTCGATTGCCAAGGCCACAAAGACCTGGTTCGAGATGCTGTCGCCTGAAGAAGAGTCAAAGAAGAGCTAG
- a CDS encoding PfkB family carbohydrate kinase: protein MVENKYKAKIKTLEELVDAIGARPRKQKVIMCHGTFDVVHPGHIRHLMYAGGKADILVASLTADEHIKKANFRPYVPEELRALNLAALDMVDYVIIDKNEAPLENLSRIQPDYFAKGYEYVSSGLPPKTQAEKDILDSYGGEFIFTPGDIVYSSSRIIEAAPPKIGADKLLSLMEAEGITFDDLRNTLSKMKGVKAHVVGDTIVDTYTYTAMIGGQTKTPTISVRYEGQDDYVGGAGIVAKHLNAAGADVTFSTVLGDDKWRSFVIDDLRTAGVHMREVIDETRPTTNKNAIVCADYRMLKVDTLDNRTISEAIVEKLVDAIKTVESDCVVFSDFRHGIFNKATIPTLSAAIPDGMFKVADSQVASRWGDICEFQGFDLITPNEREARFSLSDQDSVVRPLAQKLYEESKAKNLILKLGPRGLIAYRPTEDREDVRSFFAVDTFADDVKDAVGAGDALLSYATLAHVAGGCEVCAAVLGAMAAAVECEHDGNIPVTPEHVLEKINKSEQHATYQG from the coding sequence ATGGTTGAGAATAAGTACAAAGCCAAGATCAAGACCCTAGAAGAGCTGGTCGATGCCATTGGTGCGCGCCCGCGCAAGCAGAAAGTCATCATGTGCCACGGCACCTTTGACGTCGTGCACCCTGGTCACATCCGCCATCTGATGTATGCGGGCGGCAAGGCGGACATTCTCGTTGCCAGCCTGACCGCAGACGAACACATCAAAAAGGCCAACTTCCGTCCTTACGTCCCTGAAGAGTTGCGCGCACTCAACCTCGCTGCCCTCGACATGGTCGACTACGTCATCATCGACAAGAACGAAGCACCGCTGGAAAATCTCAGCCGCATCCAGCCGGACTACTTTGCCAAAGGCTATGAGTACGTTTCCAGCGGCCTTCCACCGAAGACCCAGGCTGAAAAAGACATTCTCGACAGCTATGGCGGGGAGTTCATTTTCACGCCGGGCGACATCGTCTACTCGTCATCGCGCATCATTGAAGCCGCGCCACCCAAGATCGGCGCCGACAAGCTTCTGTCCTTGATGGAAGCCGAAGGCATCACCTTCGATGACCTGCGCAATACGCTCTCCAAAATGAAGGGCGTAAAGGCGCATGTGGTGGGCGACACCATCGTCGACACCTACACCTACACGGCCATGATCGGCGGCCAGACCAAAACACCAACAATCTCGGTTCGGTATGAAGGCCAGGATGATTATGTTGGCGGCGCCGGGATTGTGGCCAAGCACCTCAACGCCGCAGGCGCAGACGTGACCTTCTCAACCGTGCTGGGCGACGACAAGTGGCGCAGCTTTGTGATTGATGACCTGCGCACCGCAGGCGTGCACATGCGCGAAGTCATTGATGAGACGCGCCCGACAACCAACAAGAACGCCATCGTCTGTGCAGACTACCGTATGCTGAAGGTCGACACTCTCGACAATCGTACAATTTCAGAGGCCATCGTCGAGAAACTGGTGGATGCCATCAAGACAGTCGAAAGCGACTGCGTCGTTTTCTCCGACTTCCGCCACGGCATTTTCAATAAGGCGACAATCCCAACACTCAGCGCCGCCATTCCCGACGGCATGTTCAAGGTTGCCGACAGCCAGGTCGCGAGCCGCTGGGGTGACATTTGTGAGTTCCAAGGCTTTGACCTGATCACGCCAAATGAGCGCGAAGCACGCTTCTCGCTGTCAGACCAGGACAGTGTTGTCCGCCCTCTGGCTCAGAAGCTGTATGAAGAATCCAAGGCCAAGAACCTGATCCTCAAACTTGGACCGCGCGGCCTGATTGCCTATCGCCCAACCGAAGACAGGGAAGACGTTCGGTCGTTCTTTGCTGTCGACACGTTCGCCGACGACGTGAAGGATGCCGTTGGCGCCGGCGACGCGCTGCTGTCCTACGCAACCCTGGCCCACGTAGCTGGTGGGTGCGAGGTGTGCGCAGCCGTGCTGGGCGCAATGGCAGCCGCTGTTGAATGTGAGCACGACGGCAACATCCCGGTGACGCCGGAGCACGTGCTCGAAAAAATCAACAAGAGCGAACAACACGCCACATATCAAGGTTAG
- a CDS encoding Gfo/Idh/MocA family protein yields MKVIVVGLGVQGHKRRHHAGDDFVATVDPVNPDADYKTIQDVPLGDYDAALCCVPDAPKIDLLTYLFENGKHALVEKPLFAADDADLLKLEALAQKNNVVAYTAYNHRFEPHYVAMHDLIASGKLGRIYHCRMFYGNGTARLVRDSAWRDKGSGVLPDLGSHLLDTASFWFGDLGDDFNIVSSSNYENKAPDHVVFASGETRPKLEMEMTLLMWRNHFTCDIFAENGTAHITSLCKWGPSTFTTRMRVLPSGRPPEESKTLVQEDPTWAAEYAHFKGLVTSGAKTSLANDIWLNRLLGKLSAEALEKVSR; encoded by the coding sequence ATGAAAGTGATCGTCGTCGGGCTTGGTGTTCAGGGCCATAAGCGCCGCCACCATGCAGGGGACGATTTCGTCGCCACGGTTGATCCTGTTAATCCGGATGCGGACTACAAGACTATTCAGGACGTGCCCTTGGGCGACTATGACGCAGCCCTGTGCTGTGTGCCGGACGCACCCAAGATCGACCTGCTGACTTACCTGTTTGAAAACGGCAAGCACGCCCTCGTCGAAAAGCCGCTCTTTGCAGCCGACGACGCTGACCTCCTGAAACTGGAGGCACTGGCACAAAAGAACAATGTTGTTGCCTACACTGCCTATAACCACCGCTTTGAGCCGCACTACGTGGCGATGCATGACCTGATTGCCTCCGGCAAGCTGGGGCGCATCTATCATTGCCGCATGTTCTACGGCAACGGCACGGCGCGCCTCGTGCGCGACAGTGCATGGCGCGACAAGGGCTCAGGCGTGTTGCCGGATCTTGGATCGCACCTGCTCGACACAGCCTCGTTCTGGTTTGGCGATCTGGGCGACGACTTCAATATCGTCTCCTCCAGCAACTACGAAAACAAGGCACCCGACCATGTGGTGTTTGCGTCAGGCGAAACCCGTCCGAAGCTCGAAATGGAAATGACGCTGCTCATGTGGCGCAACCATTTCACGTGCGACATCTTTGCGGAAAACGGCACCGCCCACATTACGTCCCTGTGCAAATGGGGCCCGTCCACCTTCACCACCCGTATGCGCGTTCTGCCCTCGGGCCGTCCGCCAGAGGAAAGCAAAACGCTGGTGCAGGAAGACCCCACATGGGCTGCTGAGTACGCCCACTTCAAAGGTCTGGTGACCTCTGGTGCCAAGACCAGTCTTGCAAACGACATTTGGCTGAACCGGCTGCTCGGCAAACTGAGCGCGGAAGCCCTTGAGAAAGTGAGCCGATGA
- a CDS encoding nucleotide sugar dehydrogenase: protein MTSTDTLPVIGFAGMTHLGLNSAVGMAEKGFNVVCFDPDAALIGQLEKGEMPVLEPDLPELAAKNKDSITYSSDLTILERCDVLYVAPDVPVTDDGVSDLADLDALLEKVIPAIREDAVLVNLSQVPPGFTRARTRPGLNMFYQVETLIFGRAIERALYPERYIIGCPDPDAPLPDAFRKCLEAYDCPILPMRYESAELCKISINCCLVASISVANTLSELCEGIGADWSEIAPALKLDRRIGQYSYLSPGLGIGGSNLIRDLITVTRFAEETGSDASVIAAWIRNSAYRKEWALRTLHERVLSSMDDPLVAVLGLSYKENTHSTKNSPAFAMIENLHPYRVTAFDPVVKTSAAPHPAPIDAADPLDCANGADVVCIMTPWDDFKSIDPAKLADVMAGKWVLDPYRVLDAKACSKAGLSYLTLGVSDA, encoded by the coding sequence ATGACATCGACCGACACGCTGCCGGTCATCGGCTTTGCCGGCATGACCCATCTGGGCCTCAACTCCGCTGTCGGCATGGCGGAAAAAGGCTTCAACGTTGTTTGCTTTGACCCTGACGCCGCGCTCATCGGACAGCTGGAAAAGGGCGAGATGCCGGTCCTGGAGCCGGACCTGCCTGAACTCGCCGCCAAGAACAAAGACAGCATCACCTATTCGAGCGACCTCACCATTCTCGAGCGCTGCGATGTGCTCTATGTGGCGCCAGACGTGCCCGTGACCGATGACGGTGTCAGCGATCTCGCAGACCTCGATGCCTTGCTTGAGAAAGTCATTCCGGCCATTCGCGAGGACGCGGTGCTGGTCAATCTCAGCCAGGTGCCGCCCGGCTTTACTCGCGCCCGTACGCGGCCCGGCCTCAACATGTTCTACCAGGTCGAAACGCTGATCTTCGGCCGCGCCATTGAACGTGCCCTGTATCCCGAGCGCTACATCATCGGCTGCCCGGATCCTGACGCACCCCTGCCGGATGCCTTCCGCAAATGCCTTGAAGCCTATGACTGCCCGATCCTGCCCATGCGCTATGAAAGCGCCGAGCTTTGCAAGATTTCGATCAATTGCTGCCTTGTTGCGTCCATCAGCGTGGCCAACACCTTGTCAGAGCTATGCGAAGGCATTGGTGCCGACTGGTCTGAGATTGCGCCCGCGCTCAAGCTGGATCGCCGCATCGGCCAGTATTCCTATCTGTCCCCCGGGCTTGGCATCGGCGGCAGCAATCTGATCCGCGACCTCATTACCGTCACGCGCTTTGCCGAGGAAACCGGCAGCGACGCATCCGTGATTGCCGCATGGATCCGCAACAGCGCCTACCGCAAGGAATGGGCGCTGCGCACGCTGCACGAGCGCGTGCTGTCCTCCATGGATGATCCGCTGGTCGCAGTGCTGGGCCTCTCCTACAAGGAGAACACCCACTCGACCAAGAACTCGCCCGCCTTCGCCATGATTGAAAACCTGCACCCTTACCGGGTTACGGCCTTCGACCCCGTGGTGAAAACGAGCGCTGCCCCTCACCCGGCCCCTATTGATGCTGCTGATCCACTGGACTGCGCCAATGGTGCTGACGTGGTCTGCATCATGACCCCATGGGATGATTTCAAATCCATCGATCCGGCCAAATTGGCAGACGTCATGGCAGGCAAGTGGGTCCTTGACCCTTACCGGGTGCTGGACGCCAAAGCCTGCTCCAAAGCGGGCCTCTCATATCTCACTCTGGGGGTGTCTGATGCTTGA
- a CDS encoding NAD-dependent epimerase/dehydratase family protein: MLEHLNASPTAPSRVVILGREGFVASTLAATLDAAGINHLALGHAEHDLTAPAAAEQIAATLEETDTLVFVSAIAPSRDAAAMATNMRMVDSVAQAVSTRPVSHLINISSDAVYEDAAHLVHEGLAPAPGSPHGAMHLAREILLSAAMKGAGVPLAHLRPSLLYGAADPHNGYGPNRYRRQAQAGETITLFGEGEEKRDHVAIEDVAALISQVIQYRSTGILNVATGTSRSFRECAELAVEIAGKGGVSGTPRQNPITHRHFDVTARLKAFPAFSFIDFDEGFRKSFNRVDS, from the coding sequence ATGCTTGAGCACCTGAACGCATCTCCCACAGCGCCAAGCCGCGTGGTCATTCTCGGCCGCGAAGGCTTTGTTGCCAGCACACTGGCAGCCACGCTGGACGCTGCTGGCATCAATCACCTCGCCCTGGGGCATGCCGAGCATGATCTGACAGCTCCAGCCGCCGCCGAACAGATCGCCGCCACCCTCGAGGAGACCGACACGCTGGTTTTTGTCTCAGCGATCGCCCCCAGCCGGGACGCGGCTGCCATGGCAACGAATATGCGCATGGTTGATTCGGTTGCGCAGGCGGTGTCCACCCGCCCCGTCAGCCACCTCATCAACATCAGCTCAGACGCGGTCTATGAGGATGCAGCCCATCTGGTGCATGAGGGCCTGGCCCCGGCACCCGGCTCGCCCCACGGGGCCATGCATCTGGCCCGAGAGATATTGCTGTCCGCTGCCATGAAGGGAGCAGGCGTGCCCCTGGCTCACCTCCGCCCCAGTCTCCTGTATGGCGCCGCCGACCCTCACAATGGCTATGGCCCGAACCGCTACCGGCGTCAGGCTCAGGCGGGGGAAACCATCACATTGTTCGGCGAAGGCGAGGAAAAGCGCGACCATGTGGCCATTGAGGACGTAGCCGCCCTCATCTCCCAGGTCATCCAGTACCGCTCAACCGGCATCCTTAATGTCGCCACGGGAACCTCACGCTCCTTCCGGGAATGCGCGGAATTGGCCGTGGAAATCGCAGGCAAAGGGGGTGTTTCAGGCACCCCGCGCCAGAACCCGATTACCCACCGGCATTTCGATGTGACGGCTCGGCTTAAGGCCTTCCCGGCATTCAGCTTTATCGATTTCGACGAGGGATTCCGAAAATCCTTCAACCGGGTTGACTCATGA